From Streptomyces sp. TLI_235, a single genomic window includes:
- a CDS encoding helix-turn-helix protein — MTRPRPTPAFDLAADASASRRRADGSPALSLPTRYLTPEDIAALFEVPLETIYQWRRKRTGPPGFRVGRHLRYDPTEVAQWVAKQNREVA; from the coding sequence ATGACAAGGCCCCGCCCCACCCCCGCTTTCGACCTCGCAGCCGACGCTTCCGCCTCCCGTCGCCGGGCCGACGGATCGCCAGCGCTCTCGCTGCCCACCCGCTACCTCACGCCGGAGGACATCGCAGCGCTCTTCGAGGTGCCGCTGGAAACCATCTACCAGTGGCGCCGCAAGCGCACCGGCCCGCCCGGATTCCGCGTGGGCCGGCACCTGCGCTACGACCCCACCGAGGTCGCCCAGTGGGTGGCCAAGCAGAACCGAGAGGTGGCCTGA
- a CDS encoding AAA domain-containing protein, producing the protein MTRPAGPDNPRPALHLRVVHDDAQDAPWPDENSPYADSWADPGPEPPQADPTATQGPPRPRAVWNAADLMATDFPEPRWAVPGFFAEGVSLLAGPPKVGKSWLSLGLGLDVAAGRPAFGTVPVEAGPVLYLALEDTPRRLKTRMGKLLAGRPAPRDLTIVTEFPPLPQGGADALDRWLTQNPDARLVVIDVFAKVRGSSAPGVAAYDADYAAIGYVKQVADRHSVATILVHHVRKMGSDDFLAEVSGTNGLAGAADATLVLKRSRGKADGVLHITGRDVDEAEHALSFQPDTGNWLLLDGPASDHTIGDTRATILAHVRSHPGARPKDIANATGLDYANTRQACTRMAKDGQLRTDSSGAYVAPEPV; encoded by the coding sequence ATGACGCGCCCCGCGGGCCCGGACAACCCGCGACCCGCACTGCACCTGCGCGTCGTCCACGACGACGCGCAGGACGCCCCCTGGCCGGACGAGAACAGCCCCTACGCGGATTCGTGGGCCGACCCCGGCCCCGAGCCGCCACAGGCCGACCCCACGGCCACCCAGGGGCCGCCCAGGCCCCGCGCGGTGTGGAACGCCGCCGACCTGATGGCCACCGACTTCCCGGAGCCGAGGTGGGCCGTTCCCGGGTTCTTCGCCGAGGGCGTCAGCCTCCTTGCCGGACCGCCCAAGGTCGGCAAGTCCTGGCTCTCCCTGGGCCTGGGCCTGGACGTTGCCGCCGGGCGCCCCGCCTTCGGCACCGTCCCGGTCGAAGCGGGACCCGTGCTCTACCTCGCTCTGGAGGACACCCCGCGCCGCCTCAAGACCCGCATGGGCAAACTCCTCGCCGGCAGGCCCGCCCCGCGGGACCTGACCATCGTCACCGAGTTCCCGCCGCTGCCCCAGGGCGGCGCCGACGCCCTCGACCGCTGGCTCACCCAGAACCCGGACGCACGGCTGGTCGTCATCGACGTGTTCGCCAAGGTCCGCGGCAGCTCCGCCCCCGGGGTGGCCGCGTACGACGCCGACTACGCCGCCATCGGCTACGTCAAGCAGGTCGCCGACCGCCACTCGGTGGCCACGATCCTCGTCCACCACGTCCGCAAGATGGGCTCGGATGACTTCCTCGCCGAGGTCTCCGGCACCAACGGCCTCGCCGGTGCCGCTGACGCCACCCTCGTCCTCAAACGCTCACGCGGCAAGGCCGACGGCGTCCTGCACATCACCGGCCGCGACGTCGACGAAGCCGAACATGCCCTCAGCTTCCAACCCGACACCGGTAATTGGCTGCTGCTCGACGGACCCGCCAGCGACCACACCATCGGCGACACCCGCGCCACGATCCTCGCCCACGTCCGCTCACACCCGGGAGCCCGCCCCAAGGACATCGCCAACGCGACCGGCCTCGACTACGCCAACACCCGGCAGGCGTGCACCCGCATGGCCAAGGACGGCCAGCTCCGCACGGATTCCAGCGGCGCCTACGTCGCGCCCGAGCCGGTGTGA